From the Equus przewalskii isolate Varuska chromosome 19, EquPr2, whole genome shotgun sequence genome, one window contains:
- the LOC103544337 gene encoding glutathione S-transferase A1-like isoform X4, with protein sequence MGWSWCSRPILNYNAAKHNLSGRDTKERALIDMYIEGVADLNAKFRPLPVTPPDEKDAKITLIKESTTNRYLPAFENVLKSHGQDYLVGNRLSRADIHLVELLYLVEELDPNLLANFPLLKALKTRISNLPTVKKFLQPGSPRKPPVDEKILEKARKILKF encoded by the exons ATGGGATGGAGCTGGTGCAGCAGACCCATCCTCAACTACAACGCCGCCAAACACAACCTCTCTGGGAGAGACACCAAGGAGAGAGCCCT GATTGATATGTACATAGAAGGTGTGGCAGATTTGAATGCCAAGTTCCGGCCTTTACCCGTAACCCCACCTGATGAAAAAGATGCCAAGATTACCCTGATCAAAGAGAGCACAACAAATCGTTATTTGCCTGCGTTTGAAAAT GTGTTAAAGAGCCATGGACAAGACTACCTGGTTGGCAACAGGCTGAGCAGGGCTGACATCCACCTGGTTGAACTTCTTTACCTTGTTGAAGAGCTTGACCCCAACCTTCTGGCCAACTTCCCTCTGCTGAAG GCCCTGAAAACCAGGATCAGCAACCTGCCCACCGTGAAGAAGTTTCTGCAGCCTGGCAGCCCGAGGAAGCCTCCAGTGGatgagaaaattttagaaaaagcaagaaagattCTCAAGTTTTGA